One segment of Acidobacteriota bacterium DNA contains the following:
- a CDS encoding NAD(P)(+) transhydrogenase (Re/Si-specific) subunit beta, which yields MSPASSPSVTATLVPILYLVSAVVFIFGIKGLTKVRTARRGNLLAAGAMLLAIVATLIDLGTIDYRWILAGLVIGGLIGSIAAVKVEMTGMPEMVALFNGCGGGASVLVATAYLWYRVVEPAADGTPAALLGADSAVSSVLSILIGAVTLTGSLVAYLKLRGWIFGRRISGQPILLPGRHVINALVGLVALGAGLAAMFLPTGFGLAPLIIVAALASLVLGVLLVLPIGGADMPVVISLLNSYSGLAASATGFVLNNNLLIISGALVGASGLILTQIMCVAMNRTLGNVLFGGFGGEASAGGGGASSEYTNVKSYGAEDAALVLESAESVVFVPGYGLAVAQAQHVVRELADLLIERRVKVTYGIHPVAGRMPGHMNVLLAEADVPYEQLLEMDTINPEFKETDVVIVVGANDVVNPAAEKTPGSPIYGMPILKVYEAQTVMMIKRSLSAGFAGIKNELFEYDNTIMLFGDGKKMLQDMLAEVKAAG from the coding sequence ATGAGTCCCGCCAGCTCCCCCTCCGTCACCGCCACCCTGGTGCCGATCCTGTATCTGGTGTCGGCGGTGGTCTTCATCTTCGGCATCAAGGGCCTGACCAAGGTGCGGACCGCCCGCCGCGGCAATCTGCTGGCCGCCGGCGCCATGCTGCTCGCCATCGTCGCCACCCTGATCGATCTCGGCACCATCGACTATCGCTGGATCCTGGCCGGCCTGGTGATCGGCGGCCTCATCGGCAGCATCGCCGCCGTCAAGGTCGAGATGACCGGCATGCCGGAAATGGTGGCGCTGTTCAACGGCTGCGGCGGCGGTGCCTCGGTGCTGGTCGCCACCGCCTACCTTTGGTACCGGGTGGTCGAGCCGGCCGCCGACGGCACGCCGGCGGCCCTCCTCGGGGCGGATTCCGCCGTCTCCTCGGTGCTCTCCATCCTGATCGGCGCCGTCACCCTCACCGGCAGCCTCGTCGCCTACCTGAAGCTGCGCGGCTGGATCTTCGGCCGGCGCATCTCCGGCCAGCCGATCCTGCTGCCCGGCCGCCACGTCATCAACGCCCTGGTGGGCCTGGTCGCCCTCGGCGCCGGTCTGGCGGCGATGTTTCTTCCCACCGGCTTCGGCCTGGCTCCCCTGATCATCGTCGCCGCCCTCGCCAGCCTGGTGCTCGGCGTGCTGCTGGTGCTGCCCATCGGCGGCGCCGACATGCCGGTGGTGATCTCCCTTCTCAACTCCTACTCCGGCCTGGCCGCCTCGGCCACCGGCTTTGTGCTCAACAACAACCTGTTGATCATCAGCGGCGCCCTGGTCGGCGCCTCCGGACTGATCCTCACCCAGATCATGTGCGTGGCGATGAACCGCACCCTCGGCAACGTCCTCTTTGGCGGCTTCGGTGGCGAGGCATCGGCCGGCGGCGGTGGGGCGTCGAGCGAGTACACCAACGTCAAGTCCTACGGCGCCGAAGACGCCGCCCTGGTGCTCGAAAGCGCCGAATCGGTGGTCTTCGTGCCGGGCTACGGCCTGGCCGTGGCGCAGGCACAGCACGTCGTGCGGGAGCTGGCCGATCTGCTGATCGAGCGCCGCGTCAAGGTGACCTATGGCATCCACCCGGTAGCCGGCCGCATGCCCGGCCACATGAACGTCCTGCTGGCCGAAGCGGACGTGCCCTACGAACAGCTCCTCGAAATGGACACCATCAACCCGGAGTTCAAAGAGACTGACGTGGTGATCGTGGTGGGCGCCAACGACGTGGTCAACCCGGCGGCCGAAAAGACCCCCGGCAGTCCGATCTATGGCATGCCGATCCTCAAGGTCTACGAAGCGCAAACGGTGATGATGATCAAGCGCAGCCTGTCCGCCGGCTTCGCCGGCATCAAGAACGAACTGTTCGAGTACGACAACACCATCATGCTGTTTGGCGACGGCAAGAAGATGCTCCAGGACATGCTGGCCGAAGTGAAGGCCGCCGGATAG
- the ggt gene encoding gamma-glutamyltransferase, translating into MNRRPGGRLHGIAGLCLALWLLAGPAGYAAAPDAPHGTGGAVASAERQATEVGLATLRSGGNAVDAAVATALALAVTFPEAGNLGGGGFAVVKLGNEISTLDFREVAPAGASRDMYLGPDGEPDPDASLIGPLAAGVPGSPVGLWALHRRFGELPWKEIVEPARRLAAEGFEVGPHLQGVIDDKRELLARFPESAAVWLPNGEPPPVGSRLVLPDLAASLAAYGERGPAALTRGAVAEAIATVSRRHGGMLTTEDLAAYAPVWREPVRFEAFGWQIAAMDLPSSGGILLGQTLGMLERRGWREAPRFGADRAHLLTEAWRRAYSDRFLMGDPTTTRGTADDLLADEWLDERATSIDPARASDSDTVGRWSEARPEVVAEPTESGDTTHLSVIDGEGRMVALTTTLNGLFGCGLWVPGAGFFLNNEMDDFAAAPGAANDFGLVQGEANAVAPGKRMLSSMTPTIAWRQDRAIALGGRGGSKIPSNTIQVLLHYMVDDDPLQTAVNRPRLHHQWLPDRLLAEPDALAPETRAVLQARGHRLVLDPRTAKIQAVAQRPNGEVEAAVDPRGPGFAAVVSPSPE; encoded by the coding sequence ATGAACCGTCGCCCCGGCGGAAGACTCCACGGGATCGCGGGGCTCTGCCTCGCCCTGTGGCTCCTCGCTGGGCCTGCCGGTTACGCTGCCGCGCCGGACGCCCCTCACGGCACCGGCGGCGCCGTCGCCTCGGCGGAGCGCCAGGCCACGGAGGTCGGCCTCGCCACCCTGCGCTCCGGCGGCAACGCGGTGGACGCCGCCGTCGCCACCGCCCTGGCACTGGCCGTCACCTTCCCGGAAGCGGGCAACCTCGGCGGCGGCGGTTTCGCCGTCGTCAAGCTCGGGAACGAGATCTCGACCCTCGATTTCCGCGAAGTCGCGCCGGCGGGCGCCAGCCGCGATATGTACCTGGGACCGGACGGTGAGCCGGATCCGGATGCCTCGTTGATCGGTCCCCTGGCTGCCGGCGTGCCGGGCTCGCCGGTCGGCCTGTGGGCGCTCCACCGCCGCTTCGGTGAGCTGCCCTGGAAGGAGATCGTCGAGCCGGCCCGGCGGCTGGCCGCCGAGGGATTCGAGGTGGGACCTCACCTGCAAGGGGTGATCGACGACAAGCGCGAGCTGCTCGCTCGCTTCCCGGAATCCGCCGCCGTCTGGCTACCGAACGGCGAGCCACCGCCGGTGGGCTCCCGGCTGGTGCTGCCGGATCTCGCCGCCAGCCTCGCCGCCTACGGCGAGCGCGGCCCGGCGGCCCTCACCCGGGGCGCCGTGGCGGAGGCCATCGCCACCGTTTCGCGGCGCCACGGCGGCATGTTGACCACCGAGGATCTCGCCGCCTACGCACCGGTGTGGCGCGAGCCGGTGCGCTTCGAGGCCTTCGGCTGGCAGATTGCCGCGATGGACCTGCCCAGTTCCGGCGGCATCCTCCTCGGGCAGACCCTGGGCATGCTCGAACGACGAGGCTGGCGTGAGGCACCGCGCTTCGGTGCCGACCGCGCCCACCTGCTCACTGAGGCCTGGCGCCGGGCCTATTCGGATCGCTTCCTGATGGGCGACCCCACGACCACCCGCGGCACCGCCGACGACCTGCTGGCCGATGAATGGCTCGACGAGCGCGCCACCAGCATCGATCCGGCGCGCGCCAGCGACTCGGACACCGTCGGCCGCTGGTCCGAGGCCAGACCGGAGGTCGTTGCCGAGCCGACGGAGAGCGGCGACACCACCCACCTGTCGGTGATCGACGGCGAGGGCCGCATGGTCGCCCTCACCACCACCCTGAACGGCCTCTTCGGCTGCGGCCTGTGGGTGCCCGGAGCCGGTTTCTTCCTGAACAACGAGATGGACGACTTCGCCGCCGCCCCGGGCGCCGCCAACGACTTCGGCCTGGTGCAGGGCGAAGCCAACGCCGTGGCGCCGGGCAAGCGCATGCTGTCGTCTATGACCCCGACCATCGCCTGGCGGCAAGACCGGGCGATCGCCCTGGGCGGCCGCGGCGGCTCGAAGATTCCCTCCAACACCATCCAGGTGCTGCTCCATTACATGGTGGACGACGATCCGCTGCAAACGGCCGTCAACCGGCCGCGCCTGCACCACCAGTGGCTACCGGATCGCCTGCTCGCCGAACCGGACGCCCTGGCGCCGGAAACCCGCGCCGTCCTGCAGGCCCGCGGCCACCGCCTGGTGCTCGACCCGCGCACCGCCAAGATCCAGGCCGTCGCCCAGCGGCCGAACGGCGAAGTCGAAGCGGCCGTCGATCCGCGCGGCCCCGGCTTCGCGGCGGTGGTATCGCCTTCACCGGAGTAA
- a CDS encoding TlpA disulfide reductase family protein translates to MSEKSRPMTKNRRSTALARPLGLLALGLAWCAVGSAPVSAATTEAGDTLPALLQQHGIRPVEPATPAASFALPDLSGERRALSDFEGSWVVLTFFASWCGPCRAEMPSLETLHQERADNELVVLGISLDDQQASVAPFVEQLGVTFPVLWDEDGRAGRAYRANSIPITYLIDPSGRIAGVSRGARDWAALGPMLDRVVAMGGAAPSGEATYAALEDGTVDLPSAVTPPSAVVELSKDRPRRGETFELAIEIRWSGTFDEYLLHPPQVALPEGVAKSGATRAETTSRAGRNVITYSIPLAAAETGSYALDPVELVYTPRFEEYPVATRLAGPTVHVESPRWAGMTRQTLLWTGTGTTLACALAGLLFVGWRRRRQGPVAADEGAAALAGWRQKLADARRDRMQGDPRSAFERLASLLQELDPEDTRDLPPQIENVRYGGRVPSREELERLERRAELLLRSRQPDPQDAERQKLRLRSDRRSRKGDTPREPVPTGHLGS, encoded by the coding sequence ATGAGTGAGAAAAGTCGACCGATGACCAAGAACCGCAGATCCACAGCCCTCGCCCGCCCCTTGGGCCTCCTGGCCCTGGGGCTGGCCTGGTGCGCGGTCGGGTCCGCTCCCGTATCGGCGGCGACGACGGAGGCCGGAGACACGCTACCGGCGCTGCTCCAGCAGCACGGTATCCGCCCCGTCGAGCCCGCCACGCCGGCGGCGAGCTTCGCCCTTCCGGACCTCTCCGGCGAGCGGCGCGCCCTGTCGGACTTTGAAGGCTCCTGGGTGGTGTTGACCTTCTTCGCCTCCTGGTGCGGCCCCTGCCGGGCGGAGATGCCGAGCCTCGAAACCCTGCACCAGGAGCGGGCGGACAACGAACTGGTCGTGCTCGGCATCTCACTCGACGACCAGCAGGCGTCCGTCGCACCCTTCGTCGAACAACTCGGCGTCACCTTCCCGGTGCTGTGGGACGAAGACGGCCGGGCCGGCCGAGCCTACCGGGCCAACAGCATTCCCATCACCTACTTGATCGACCCGAGTGGCCGCATCGCCGGGGTTTCGCGCGGGGCGCGGGACTGGGCGGCCCTCGGCCCGATGCTCGACCGAGTGGTGGCGATGGGTGGCGCCGCCCCATCCGGCGAAGCCACCTACGCGGCCCTCGAAGACGGCACCGTGGACCTGCCCTCGGCAGTGACCCCACCGAGCGCCGTGGTCGAGCTCTCGAAGGATCGGCCGCGCCGCGGCGAAACCTTCGAACTGGCGATCGAGATCCGCTGGTCCGGCACCTTCGACGAGTATTTGCTGCATCCGCCGCAGGTCGCGTTGCCGGAAGGGGTCGCCAAGAGCGGCGCCACTCGGGCCGAAACCACCAGCCGGGCCGGCCGCAACGTCATCACCTACAGCATTCCGCTGGCGGCGGCCGAGACCGGCAGCTATGCCCTCGATCCGGTGGAACTCGTCTACACCCCGCGCTTCGAGGAGTACCCGGTGGCCACGCGCCTCGCCGGCCCGACGGTCCATGTCGAATCGCCGCGGTGGGCCGGCATGACCCGTCAAACGCTCCTCTGGACCGGCACCGGCACCACCCTCGCCTGCGCCCTGGCGGGGCTACTGTTCGTTGGCTGGCGCCGACGGCGACAAGGCCCCGTTGCCGCCGACGAAGGGGCCGCGGCCCTCGCAGGCTGGCGGCAGAAACTGGCCGACGCGCGGCGCGACCGCATGCAGGGCGATCCGCGAAGCGCCTTCGAGCGCCTGGCGAGCTTGCTCCAAGAGCTGGATCCGGAGGACACGAGGGACCTGCCGCCGCAGATCGAGAACGTCCGCTACGGCGGCCGGGTCCCTTCGCGAGAAGAGCTCGAGCGCCTCGAACGGCGGGCCGAACTTCTGCTGCGCAGTCGCCAGCCGGACCCGCAGGACGCCGAGCGCCAGAAACTGCGGCTGCGCTCCGACCGGCGCTCTCGCAAGGGCGACACGCCGCGGGAACCGGTGCCGACGGGCCACCTTGGATCTTGA
- a CDS encoding MoxR family ATPase, whose translation MTVTAEELTPEIQAHTDRLDRLRAEVGKVMVGQQYMIDRLLMALIADGHILIEGIPGLAKTTAIKTVAQAVQTDFARIQFTPDLLPADLMGTEIYRPQNHDFVVKKGPLFTNLLLADEINRAPAKVQSALLEAMQERQVTLGEKTYPLADPFLVLATQNPIEQEGTYPLPEAQVDRFMLKLKVGYPDKQEEKEILRRMASRHQPTVEPVLTPQDIREMREVADSVYLDSKVEDYIVDIVFATREPAAYRLPELDKLIDYGASPRASIFLARAARVHAFLAGRAFVTPQDVKTIGPDVLRHRVLVSYEAEAQDRTSDDLIQDVFNTVDVP comes from the coding sequence ATGACCGTCACAGCCGAGGAGCTGACCCCCGAAATCCAGGCCCACACGGACCGCCTCGACCGCCTGCGCGCGGAGGTGGGCAAGGTGATGGTGGGCCAGCAGTACATGATCGACCGCCTGTTGATGGCGTTGATCGCCGACGGCCACATCCTGATCGAAGGCATCCCCGGCCTGGCGAAGACCACCGCCATCAAAACCGTCGCCCAGGCGGTGCAAACGGACTTTGCCCGCATCCAGTTCACTCCCGACTTGCTGCCGGCGGATCTCATGGGCACCGAAATCTACCGCCCCCAGAATCACGACTTTGTGGTCAAGAAGGGACCGCTCTTTACCAACCTGCTGCTGGCGGACGAGATCAACCGCGCTCCCGCCAAGGTTCAGAGCGCGCTCCTCGAAGCGATGCAGGAGCGCCAGGTCACCCTCGGCGAGAAGACCTACCCGCTGGCGGATCCCTTCCTGGTGCTCGCCACCCAGAACCCCATCGAGCAGGAAGGCACCTACCCGCTGCCGGAAGCCCAGGTGGACCGCTTCATGCTGAAGCTCAAGGTGGGCTATCCGGACAAGCAGGAAGAGAAAGAGATCCTGCGGCGCATGGCGAGCCGACACCAGCCGACCGTCGAACCGGTGCTCACCCCCCAGGACATCCGCGAAATGCGCGAGGTGGCCGACTCCGTGTACCTCGACAGCAAGGTCGAGGACTACATCGTGGACATCGTCTTCGCCACCCGCGAGCCGGCTGCCTATCGCCTGCCGGAACTCGACAAGCTGATCGACTACGGCGCCTCGCCGCGCGCCAGCATCTTCCTGGCGCGGGCCGCCCGGGTCCACGCTTTCCTCGCCGGCCGCGCCTTCGTCACCCCGCAGGACGTCAAGACCATCGGGCCGGACGTGCTGCGCCACCGGGTGCTGGTGTCCTACGAGGCCGAAGCCCAGGACCGCACCTCCGACGATCTGATCCAGGACGTGTTCAACACCGTCGACGTTCCATAG
- a CDS encoding DUF58 domain-containing protein, which translates to MAAVTTTDPKNGEASLPPELFQQIQQIHIRTQRLVTEAMAGEYESAFKGRGMEFEEVREYQPGDDIRHIDWNVTARTGVPHVKEHREERELTVMLVVDVSSSGAFGTAGKLKNEVAAEVAAALAYTAIRSNDRVGLIIFSDRIERYIPPKKGRAHVWRVIRELLTFRPDRRTTDLAGALEFLSKVTPRRVVAFVISDFLDEGFEDRLRTAAKRHDITAVTVGDPREEELPPVGLIELEDAETGETLLIDTYDKNVTRGFRVLGDDERHGRGELFRSAGVGEVQLWTDEPYIDSLVRYFRARERRR; encoded by the coding sequence ATGGCCGCAGTCACCACCACCGATCCGAAAAACGGCGAGGCGTCGCTGCCGCCGGAGCTGTTCCAGCAGATCCAGCAGATCCACATCCGCACCCAGCGCCTGGTCACCGAGGCGATGGCCGGCGAGTACGAGAGCGCCTTCAAGGGCCGCGGCATGGAGTTCGAGGAAGTACGCGAGTACCAGCCCGGCGACGACATCCGCCACATCGACTGGAACGTCACCGCCCGCACCGGCGTGCCGCACGTCAAGGAGCACCGCGAAGAGCGCGAATTGACGGTGATGCTGGTGGTGGACGTCAGCTCCTCCGGCGCCTTCGGCACCGCCGGCAAGCTCAAAAACGAAGTCGCCGCCGAGGTCGCCGCCGCCCTCGCCTACACCGCCATCCGCTCGAACGACCGGGTGGGTCTGATCATTTTCTCGGACCGCATCGAGCGCTACATTCCGCCCAAGAAGGGTCGCGCCCACGTCTGGCGGGTGATCCGCGAACTCCTCACCTTCCGGCCCGACCGCCGCACCACCGACCTGGCCGGAGCGCTGGAGTTCCTGAGCAAGGTCACCCCCCGGCGGGTCGTCGCCTTCGTCATTTCGGATTTCCTCGACGAAGGTTTCGAAGACCGTCTGCGCACCGCCGCCAAGCGCCACGACATCACCGCCGTCACGGTGGGCGATCCGCGGGAAGAAGAGCTGCCGCCGGTGGGACTGATCGAGTTGGAAGACGCCGAAACCGGCGAAACCCTGCTGATCGACACCTACGACAAGAACGTCACCCGCGGCTTCCGGGTGCTCGGCGACGACGAGCGCCACGGCCGCGGCGAACTGTTCCGCTCCGCCGGTGTCGGCGAGGTCCAGTTGTGGACCGACGAGCCCTACATCGATTCCCTGGTGCGCTACTTCCGCGCCCGCGAAAGGCGCCGGTAG